A single genomic interval of Ruminococcus sp. NK3A76 harbors:
- a CDS encoding IS3 family transposase, translating to MRARGLDKYPINLVCQTLGISTRSYYDRKENPRSNKEKEDLELVEIMQTIFAESYEEYGRVRMKKALEEAGYPMSEGKVGRLMRQGNMYPKKCKKYRATTNSRHKYQVAENLLDRNFNADKPNRKWCGDSTYIWTDEGWLYAAGIIDLCARDCVGLSFSSKHTQELMIDSLDQAFKKYKPGEGLLFHSDRGVQYASNAYKNKLHKYNMIQSMSRSGVPYDNAPMESFWATVKNACVHGCRFKTRKEAELKIFEYVFGFYNTHRYHSSNGLKTPYELRNEKLSIG from the coding sequence TTGCGGGCGAGAGGATTGGATAAATATCCGATCAATCTGGTATGTCAGACTCTCGGGATAAGTACAAGATCATATTATGACCGAAAGGAAAACCCTCGCAGCAACAAAGAAAAAGAAGATCTGGAGCTTGTAGAGATAATGCAGACGATCTTCGCTGAAAGCTATGAGGAGTATGGCAGAGTGCGTATGAAAAAAGCACTTGAAGAAGCCGGATACCCGATGAGTGAGGGGAAAGTCGGAAGGCTGATGCGTCAAGGAAATATGTACCCGAAAAAATGCAAAAAATATAGGGCAACGACCAACAGCAGGCACAAGTATCAAGTTGCAGAAAATCTTCTTGACCGCAATTTTAATGCTGATAAGCCAAACCGAAAGTGGTGCGGAGACAGCACTTACATATGGACAGACGAAGGCTGGCTGTACGCAGCAGGGATAATAGACCTATGTGCACGTGATTGTGTCGGATTAAGCTTTAGCAGCAAACACACGCAGGAGCTGATGATCGATTCGCTTGATCAGGCATTCAAAAAATACAAGCCGGGCGAAGGACTGCTGTTCCATTCTGACCGAGGCGTGCAATATGCTTCCAATGCATACAAAAACAAGCTTCATAAGTACAATATGATCCAAAGCATGTCTCGAAGCGGTGTGCCATATGACAATGCACCTATGGAAAGCTTCTGGGCAACGGTCAAAAATGCCTGTGTACATGGCTGTAGGTTCAAAACGAGGAAGGAAGCCGAGCTAAAAATATTTGAATACGTCTTTGGCTTTTACAACACACATCGTTATCACAGCTCAAACGGCTTAAAAACGCCATATGAGCTCAGAAATGAAAAGCTTTCTATTGGCTGA
- a CDS encoding helix-turn-helix domain-containing protein, whose translation MSTHGENSREFKFKIMELHFKDNISVKVLSEKFAIPEQTIYTWRREYRKYGEDAFVGCGKQRPQDAELRRLKKENEKLRMQVEILKKVAAYQAEQESKKR comes from the coding sequence ATGAGCACACATGGAGAAAACAGTCGGGAATTCAAATTTAAGATCATGGAACTGCACTTCAAAGATAACATATCTGTGAAAGTGTTATCCGAAAAATTCGCAATACCGGAGCAAACGATCTACACATGGCGCAGAGAGTACAGAAAGTACGGCGAGGATGCATTTGTAGGCTGTGGGAAACAGCGTCCGCAGGATGCAGAACTTAGGCGATTGAAGAAAGAAAACGAAAAGCTCAGGATGCAGGTAGAGATCTTAAAAAAAGTTGCGGCATATCAGGCAGAGCAAGAGTCAAAGAAAAGATAG